One window of Rhodopirellula bahusiensis genomic DNA carries:
- a CDS encoding transglutaminase-like domain-containing protein: MTQCKNQMNRRACLRSLVGSGAGVVAVAGASLPLGNAFAQDGSPNEATDGATDGTVQPPLDASPVAAAQVDLTVPQTTRWRLGVNIDTPVTITSGLATFPVFMDWPEQKVSVTGRTVDGRVGNVAVRELDGARQVVVAIPRLTSGGTVQVEVEMEVVRQPIVAPTETGDLIVPARLPREMRAYMGNSPMIDATNPAIRALSRELAGDAPESDWEKVRQIYDVVRDKVRYQEGPIRDASDALKTGIGDCEDMTSLFVALCRNAGIPARMVWIPGHCYPEFYLEPKDAKPERGELAGTWYPCQAAGTEQFGGMLESRPVLQKGDRFRVPEQRTPVRYVAEFFRCDRQGSKAPRVEFVRKPV; the protein is encoded by the coding sequence ATGACTCAATGCAAGAATCAGATGAATCGACGTGCCTGTTTACGATCCCTTGTTGGTTCGGGAGCGGGTGTTGTTGCGGTCGCCGGAGCATCGCTGCCGCTCGGCAATGCATTCGCCCAAGATGGCTCACCCAATGAAGCGACAGATGGCGCGACGGATGGCACGGTGCAGCCGCCACTCGATGCATCGCCGGTTGCTGCGGCGCAAGTCGATTTGACCGTCCCGCAAACAACTCGCTGGCGATTGGGTGTGAACATCGATACGCCGGTGACCATCACATCCGGATTGGCAACGTTCCCTGTGTTCATGGATTGGCCCGAGCAAAAGGTCTCTGTCACTGGCCGCACGGTGGACGGCCGCGTTGGCAATGTTGCGGTTCGCGAATTGGATGGGGCTCGCCAGGTCGTCGTTGCGATCCCGCGTTTGACTTCCGGTGGCACCGTGCAGGTCGAGGTGGAAATGGAGGTTGTCCGCCAGCCGATCGTCGCGCCCACGGAAACGGGTGACTTGATTGTTCCCGCCAGGTTGCCTCGAGAGATGCGAGCTTACATGGGCAACAGTCCCATGATCGATGCGACGAATCCGGCCATTCGGGCGTTGTCTCGGGAGCTGGCAGGCGATGCGCCGGAGAGTGACTGGGAAAAGGTGCGTCAGATCTACGATGTGGTTCGAGACAAGGTGCGATATCAAGAAGGCCCAATTCGTGACGCGTCGGATGCATTGAAGACTGGCATCGGCGATTGCGAAGACATGACCAGTCTGTTTGTGGCTTTGTGTCGAAACGCTGGCATTCCAGCTCGGATGGTTTGGATCCCGGGTCATTGCTATCCAGAGTTCTATCTCGAGCCGAAGGATGCCAAGCCTGAGCGTGGCGAGCTGGCAGGGACTTGGTACCCGTGTCAGGCGGCCGGGACGGAACAGTTCGGTGGAATGTTGGAATCGCGTCCGGTGTTGCAAAAAGGCGATCGATTTCGGGTGCCGGAGCAGAGGACTCCCGTTCGATACGTGGCGGAGTTCTTCCGATGCGATCGGCAGGGTTCCAAAGCACCCCGTGTTGAGTTTGTCCGCAAGCCCGTTTGA
- a CDS encoding dihydroorotate dehydrogenase electron transfer subunit: MSNLHAAHYADAMVRVDAPLIRNEAIAENTHLLRVAAPEIARTFRPGQFVMIRMTGVNAPLIGRAFAIYDVHLGADGQPESIDLIYLRKGALTIPLSEAPVGTMVTVWGPLGNGFDDRPCDRLIMAVGGIGQTPMLAAGRDATERGWAQNVELIYGARRASLLAGVEDFRSAGFDVTTCTDDGSEGRTARVPDVLADRLTEIQTESPDTRIRVITCGPEIMMEKSAEVCERLGVDCQVSMETPMACGIGICFSCVAKVKQDDGEWDYKRTCVEGPIFDACKIVWD, from the coding sequence ATGTCCAACTTGCACGCTGCCCATTACGCCGACGCGATGGTGCGTGTCGATGCACCGCTGATTCGCAACGAAGCCATCGCGGAGAACACGCATTTGCTTCGCGTCGCGGCACCGGAAATCGCAAGGACTTTCCGGCCGGGCCAGTTTGTCATGATTCGCATGACGGGTGTCAACGCACCGTTGATCGGTCGAGCTTTCGCGATTTATGACGTCCACCTCGGCGCCGATGGGCAGCCCGAATCGATCGATTTGATCTATCTGCGAAAGGGTGCACTCACGATTCCGTTGTCGGAAGCTCCCGTCGGAACGATGGTCACGGTTTGGGGACCGCTCGGGAATGGTTTCGATGATCGGCCGTGTGATCGGCTGATCATGGCGGTCGGCGGAATCGGTCAGACTCCGATGCTCGCGGCGGGACGTGATGCAACCGAGCGAGGTTGGGCTCAGAACGTCGAGCTGATCTATGGGGCTCGTCGAGCTTCGTTGTTGGCGGGCGTCGAAGATTTTCGATCCGCCGGTTTTGATGTGACGACTTGCACGGACGACGGGTCCGAAGGTCGCACGGCGCGAGTCCCGGATGTCCTGGCGGATCGGTTGACGGAGATTCAAACCGAGAGTCCGGACACTCGCATCCGAGTGATCACCTGTGGTCCTGAAATCATGATGGAGAAGTCCGCCGAAGTTTGCGAACGACTCGGTGTCGATTGTCAGGTCTCGATGGAAACGCCAATGGCGTGTGGCATCGGGATTTGCTTTTCTTGCGTGGCCAAGGTCAAGCAAGACGACGGCGAATGGGATTACAAACGGACGTGCGTGGAAGGCCCGATTTTCGACGCCTGTAAGATCGTTTGGGACTGA
- a CDS encoding helix-turn-helix transcriptional regulator: protein MARNEQLIRQHKLLQLLEDSRFGRTLDELRGDLILDLGLSTLHTRTVRRDVEALQGAGYDIQNEVLERGRIYRLGRNHTAVHEIAFSATELIALSIGRELLYPLMGTQYWQGIETFWNKVQEAIPEGVYEHYQRYRKVLYVSGTPSKTYEAQSGMLKSINRAILEHRVVEIKYKPIGREASVRQIEPYGLAVHQNSIYVVAAAPEVTDESERLRNWKLDRFTQATVLDEYFKPDAKINLNEFLGKSIGIFSGDSSTPVKIRLGNRSASYLREDPWHPEQKLEPVDADDPASDTILTVPASHPRELLPKVLALGSDAEVLEPAEYRQAVADVIEKLTQTYNG from the coding sequence GTGGCACGCAACGAACAACTGATTCGCCAACACAAGCTCCTGCAACTCCTCGAAGATTCACGCTTTGGCAGAACTCTGGACGAACTTCGCGGCGACCTGATCCTGGACCTGGGACTGTCGACGCTGCACACCCGCACCGTCCGCCGCGACGTCGAGGCTCTGCAAGGCGCGGGCTACGACATCCAAAACGAAGTCCTGGAACGCGGCCGTATCTATCGCCTCGGTCGCAACCACACCGCGGTCCACGAAATCGCGTTCTCGGCGACCGAACTGATCGCCCTCTCGATCGGTCGCGAACTGCTCTACCCGCTGATGGGCACTCAGTACTGGCAGGGCATCGAGACGTTCTGGAACAAAGTCCAAGAAGCCATTCCCGAAGGCGTCTACGAACACTATCAGCGATACCGAAAAGTGCTCTACGTTTCCGGAACTCCGAGCAAAACCTACGAAGCTCAATCGGGAATGCTGAAGTCAATCAATCGAGCGATCCTGGAACACCGTGTCGTCGAGATCAAATACAAACCGATCGGTCGCGAAGCATCCGTGCGTCAGATCGAGCCCTATGGTTTGGCCGTTCATCAAAACAGCATCTACGTGGTCGCCGCGGCCCCCGAGGTCACCGACGAATCCGAACGACTTCGCAATTGGAAGCTGGATCGATTCACCCAGGCCACCGTCCTGGACGAATACTTCAAACCCGATGCCAAGATCAACCTGAACGAGTTCCTTGGAAAAAGCATCGGCATCTTCTCAGGCGACAGCAGCACGCCCGTCAAAATTCGCTTGGGCAATCGATCCGCGTCTTACCTTCGCGAAGACCCATGGCATCCGGAACAAAAACTCGAACCCGTCGACGCCGACGATCCGGCATCCGATACGATCCTGACCGTGCCCGCGTCACATCCTCGCGAACTGCTACCGAAGGTGCTTGCTCTGGGAAGCGACGCGGAAGTTTTGGAACCGGCGGAATACAGACAAGCCGTCGCGGACGTCATTGAAAAGCTTACCCAGACCTACAACGGCTAG
- a CDS encoding ferritin-like domain-containing protein — protein MASEALINQLNEILKHEWTGVAQYSQASFIIEGVWREVYADKFLGDAKESFGHAQLVGEKISALGGVPVATRNEIKQSKNLVEVLEFSRDFEAKAVEMYTQAIELAEPQRSLVVFLEDILKEEQEGVDEYTKLLRDTPASHSSMSGEPVRKSG, from the coding sequence ATGGCCAGCGAAGCACTGATCAACCAACTCAACGAAATCCTCAAGCACGAATGGACCGGAGTCGCTCAGTACTCCCAGGCTTCCTTCATCATCGAAGGCGTTTGGCGTGAGGTTTACGCCGACAAGTTCTTGGGCGACGCGAAGGAATCCTTCGGGCACGCTCAATTGGTCGGCGAAAAGATCTCGGCACTCGGCGGGGTTCCCGTCGCCACGCGAAACGAGATCAAGCAGAGCAAGAATCTGGTTGAAGTTCTCGAGTTCAGCCGTGACTTCGAAGCCAAGGCTGTCGAGATGTACACCCAAGCGATCGAGTTGGCAGAGCCACAACGCAGCTTGGTTGTGTTCCTGGAAGACATCCTGAAAGAAGAGCAAGAAGGCGTCGACGAGTACACGAAGTTGCTGCGTGACACGCCAGCATCGCATTCGTCGATGAGTGGCGAACCCGTCCGCAAGTCGGGCTGA
- a CDS encoding c-type cytochrome: protein MPLIRHIAVLAFAATCIADRASAEVPPVEKANEAKTGEIRMLRPDLILQSLASPESPVRREALIDLGRCYAKNPSLIPGAIQLLRRSANDPAFDVSLAAVEAAGLMGTAESFLAIADVLRAPHTPAEAAKILDAIDSPSLRPFWKSSDPYRVSNFIDNLNQKAQRQHTLADLEAITIPEPTPGVISSGREAFRTARCDACHRVAGYGRATGPDLRGIGMCYSNTELIRHILQPSLDLHDVGRFEKFLLSDGRVITGRAASTDQSQLRIQTDLSNPESVVTINAADIEQRQPSKVSPMPVGLLNSLTPTQVAELVVYLRSDGGRLAPPAASHEH from the coding sequence ATGCCGCTGATACGCCACATCGCCGTCCTAGCATTCGCAGCTACCTGCATCGCCGATCGTGCATCGGCAGAAGTCCCACCGGTCGAGAAGGCAAACGAAGCGAAGACTGGCGAAATCAGAATGTTGCGCCCGGACTTGATCCTCCAATCACTCGCGTCGCCGGAATCACCCGTCCGCCGCGAGGCGCTGATTGATCTAGGTCGTTGCTATGCGAAGAACCCGAGCCTGATTCCGGGAGCAATCCAACTACTTCGCCGTTCAGCCAATGACCCGGCGTTTGACGTTTCACTCGCGGCCGTCGAAGCAGCCGGCTTGATGGGCACCGCTGAATCATTCCTCGCAATCGCCGACGTCTTGCGAGCCCCACACACTCCGGCGGAAGCCGCAAAGATACTCGACGCGATCGACTCTCCATCGCTTCGACCCTTTTGGAAATCATCGGATCCATACCGTGTCTCCAATTTCATCGACAACCTGAATCAAAAGGCACAGCGACAGCACACACTGGCTGACTTGGAAGCGATCACAATCCCAGAACCAACACCAGGCGTGATCTCATCCGGTCGCGAAGCATTCAGGACCGCACGCTGCGACGCGTGTCACCGAGTCGCCGGATACGGCCGAGCAACTGGCCCCGACCTTCGTGGCATCGGGATGTGCTATTCCAACACAGAACTGATCCGCCACATCCTGCAACCGTCTTTGGATTTGCATGATGTCGGTCGCTTTGAAAAGTTCTTGCTCTCGGATGGTCGCGTGATCACCGGCCGAGCTGCATCGACCGACCAATCACAACTGCGGATCCAAACCGATCTTTCCAATCCAGAATCCGTTGTCACGATCAATGCGGCGGACATTGAACAACGGCAACCGTCCAAGGTTTCCCCAATGCCGGTCGGTTTGCTCAACTCGCTGACGCCAACCCAAGTTGCTGAGCTGGTCGTGTACCTACGCAGCGACGGCGGTCGACTCGCGCCACCCGCTGCCTCGCACGAACACTGA
- a CDS encoding ribonuclease H family protein, translating to MFLIAVDEAGYGPKLGPLVIAATRWEGPTQSAEWNDSIAKMWEVMKTPVRIDGQLIRVDDSKRVFQSRTQRRGDTSPLGNLHRVLSFAHRSMGKTESNWQARLPRLIPDDLACVAAIPWLADMLTPGRWLDELPDKWLSEESIAPATQAWSIPEWKMTGARARLVTAKSFNAFCEPSVAGTSANKSDLLGETSLGLVASMMESKELDSHTHGQIFFDRHGGRRYYAGVIAATFPDANVRVVDETSRCSVYDVQTETHQLRMHFTVKGDSFVPVAMSSLHAKCLREIAMTFLNRYFEDRWVGHEPFQATAGYPVDADRFLAAATSTLDAQSIATTDLIRCR from the coding sequence ATGTTCTTGATCGCGGTCGACGAAGCCGGCTATGGCCCGAAACTCGGACCGCTGGTGATCGCCGCGACGCGATGGGAAGGCCCCACGCAATCGGCCGAGTGGAACGACTCGATCGCCAAGATGTGGGAAGTCATGAAGACGCCGGTTCGAATCGACGGCCAACTCATTCGAGTCGATGACTCCAAACGCGTCTTCCAAAGTCGCACTCAGCGACGTGGTGACACTTCCCCGCTCGGAAATCTGCACCGCGTCCTCTCTTTCGCCCATCGCTCCATGGGCAAAACCGAATCCAATTGGCAAGCACGTTTGCCGAGGTTGATTCCCGATGACCTCGCATGCGTGGCGGCAATTCCGTGGCTGGCCGACATGCTGACACCGGGTCGCTGGTTAGATGAACTTCCCGACAAATGGTTGTCGGAAGAATCCATCGCGCCGGCAACTCAGGCTTGGTCAATTCCCGAGTGGAAAATGACCGGCGCGAGAGCTCGGCTGGTCACGGCAAAATCCTTCAACGCATTCTGCGAACCTTCGGTGGCGGGAACCTCCGCCAACAAAAGCGATTTGCTCGGCGAGACCAGCCTTGGTTTGGTCGCGTCCATGATGGAATCCAAAGAACTGGACTCGCACACTCATGGACAAATCTTCTTCGACCGGCACGGTGGCCGACGCTACTACGCGGGAGTCATCGCGGCGACCTTCCCCGATGCAAACGTTCGCGTGGTGGATGAAACCAGTCGCTGCAGCGTTTACGATGTCCAAACCGAAACACACCAACTGAGAATGCACTTCACCGTCAAAGGTGACTCCTTTGTTCCCGTTGCCATGTCGTCGCTTCACGCCAAGTGCCTCCGAGAAATCGCGATGACGTTTCTGAATCGATACTTTGAGGACCGATGGGTCGGCCACGAACCCTTTCAAGCCACCGCGGGTTATCCGGTCGACGCGGATCGCTTTCTCGCGGCAGCCACTTCGACTCTCGACGCGCAATCCATTGCGACGACCGATTTAATTCGATGCCGCTGA
- a CDS encoding HD-GYP domain-containing protein: protein MSITSSPSITDVDPLHASVLAGVCVAERAAAEAASIGTDTLDAMERVNKTLVDDIEQLSISLSDKFEEIRLIHDLTANLELESDADDICIDMLKQLSVCVPWKTAVVELCPEDAECVVNEPDRLIVGEPISSSELESMIAASWRHAAKTDGIVRDITIVNHSDEPRLNGHRMMILPIHRGGTHLGRLISVRTTDHPEFTTVDIDLVRSVLMMLSMHLVNQRQYIEMQSMLEGMVRSLASALDAKDAYTCGHSSRVADLAVALSRRLGMSDQDSDSLQLAGILHDIGKIGIDDSVLKKPGALTDEEFDQIKRHPVLGYEILKGIRPFRHILPAVRHHHESWDGRGYPDGLSGDNIPRAAQILAVADSFDAMVSDRPYRRGMPLDKVRKIFREGRGKQWASDVVDALLSNEELMIRFAENYQSPPEIDS, encoded by the coding sequence ATGTCCATCACATCCTCACCATCGATAACCGACGTCGATCCGCTGCATGCCAGCGTTTTGGCCGGAGTCTGCGTTGCCGAGCGTGCTGCTGCTGAAGCGGCGAGCATCGGCACGGACACTCTCGATGCGATGGAACGAGTCAACAAAACACTTGTTGATGACATTGAACAGCTTTCGATCTCCCTTTCGGACAAGTTCGAAGAGATCCGGCTGATCCATGATTTGACTGCGAATCTGGAACTGGAAAGCGATGCGGATGACATCTGCATCGACATGCTCAAACAACTTTCCGTTTGCGTTCCGTGGAAAACGGCCGTGGTCGAGCTTTGCCCGGAAGACGCGGAATGTGTCGTCAACGAACCCGACCGATTGATTGTCGGCGAACCGATCAGCTCAAGCGAGTTGGAATCGATGATCGCCGCCTCTTGGCGACACGCCGCCAAAACAGATGGCATCGTTCGCGACATCACGATCGTCAATCACAGCGACGAACCAAGATTGAACGGTCATCGCATGATGATCCTTCCAATCCACCGTGGCGGAACTCACCTGGGTCGACTGATCTCGGTCCGCACGACTGACCACCCTGAATTCACCACCGTCGACATCGACTTGGTGCGTTCCGTTCTGATGATGTTGTCCATGCACTTGGTCAACCAACGTCAGTACATCGAGATGCAATCGATGCTGGAAGGAATGGTCCGATCCCTGGCATCCGCGCTCGACGCAAAAGACGCCTACACATGCGGCCACAGCTCTCGTGTTGCCGACCTCGCCGTCGCGCTATCACGGCGACTGGGCATGTCCGACCAAGATTCCGATTCGCTGCAGTTGGCTGGCATCCTTCACGACATCGGCAAAATCGGCATTGATGACTCGGTCTTGAAAAAGCCCGGTGCATTGACGGATGAAGAGTTTGACCAGATCAAACGGCATCCGGTTTTGGGATACGAAATCTTGAAAGGGATCCGCCCCTTCCGACACATCCTTCCCGCTGTTCGCCATCACCACGAATCATGGGATGGCCGCGGTTACCCCGATGGTCTGTCAGGCGACAACATTCCGCGAGCCGCACAAATCCTGGCCGTCGCAGATTCGTTCGACGCGATGGTGAGTGACCGCCCGTATCGCCGCGGCATGCCACTTGATAAAGTCCGCAAGATTTTCCGCGAAGGTCGCGGGAAGCAGTGGGCATCCGATGTCGTTGACGCCCTGCTCAGCAATGAAGAATTGATGATTCGATTCGCTGAGAACTACCAGTCTCCGCCGGAAATTGATTCCTAA
- a CDS encoding ATP-binding response regulator has product MSDRVLIVESDADARDELVRILDDDSREVVAVKSCDQSLKELQLASFDLIITELPKCKSLTPDSGDSSSPSSDAGTAAIRWVEKLRAAAPRVPIILITREGAEPVAGEALMRGAATYIPLHLAEEGLVDTVEQVLKVSRSASQATDIDQCVSRIKLELVLPSHEQLVPAVIARLEQELEQLHLFDEMAWTQIAMALDEAILNAMIHGNLEVESALREVDEGEAYQEKIRRHRELPPYSDRRTYVTLTATRSQAVFVIRDQGPGYDVSALPDPTDPANLESIGGRGLLLISAFMDEIHHNEIGNELTMIKRKRSDSSAL; this is encoded by the coding sequence GTGAGTGATCGCGTCCTGATTGTCGAATCCGATGCTGATGCACGCGATGAATTGGTGCGCATACTGGATGACGATTCTCGCGAAGTCGTCGCGGTGAAAAGCTGTGATCAGTCACTAAAGGAATTGCAACTTGCTTCCTTCGACTTGATCATCACCGAACTTCCGAAGTGCAAATCGTTGACCCCAGATTCGGGTGACTCCAGCTCCCCATCCAGCGACGCCGGCACCGCCGCGATCCGCTGGGTCGAAAAATTGCGAGCCGCGGCCCCGCGAGTTCCCATCATCTTGATCACACGAGAAGGCGCCGAACCAGTTGCTGGCGAAGCGTTGATGCGAGGAGCCGCGACCTACATTCCTTTGCACCTCGCAGAGGAAGGCTTGGTCGATACCGTCGAACAAGTCCTCAAGGTCAGCCGGTCGGCATCCCAAGCCACTGACATCGATCAGTGCGTTTCGCGAATCAAGTTGGAACTTGTCCTGCCCAGCCACGAACAACTCGTTCCCGCCGTGATCGCGAGGCTGGAACAAGAACTCGAACAACTGCATTTGTTCGACGAGATGGCGTGGACACAAATCGCAATGGCGCTCGACGAAGCCATCCTCAATGCGATGATTCACGGCAACTTGGAAGTTGAATCGGCGTTGCGCGAAGTCGACGAGGGCGAAGCCTATCAAGAAAAGATCCGTCGCCATCGCGAACTGCCGCCGTACTCCGACCGTCGTACCTACGTGACGCTGACCGCCACTCGCAGCCAAGCCGTCTTTGTGATTCGCGACCAAGGTCCGGGCTACGATGTTTCGGCGCTGCCCGATCCGACCGACCCTGCCAATTTGGAATCCATCGGTGGACGCGGCTTGCTGCTGATCAGTGCGTTCATGGACGAAATCCATCACAATGAAATTGGCAACGAACTGACGATGATCAAACGCAAACGATCCGACAGTTCCGCGCTGTGA